CTAATAGTGGTCTATCGATACTTTGAATTTAATCACTTCTAGGTCATAAGCTGGAGGAGCCCATCCCTGTACCCTTtcatctccctttcctctgtgaGATGCTCCTTAGACCTGCACTCTGCCCATGGCTTAGGTTATATTACCCACTGTGGCTCTCAGAACCAGGATggttctgtggtgatatgtttcctccatcgtatatagttatcattgtagTTTGTATATATGGAACTGGCCCGCCCAtgaatgactcctcccccatggtcctgggccataaaggtcgagacacctttcccttgccgccaTAACTATCCTGgaatccgggccagcaaggttcttctgtgtattaaagcgtATCGTTTCCTctgcttgtctctgtggttactggtagtgccctacaggtTCACAATACTAAACATGGACTGGCATTGAACAGGGGAACCGGGtctctttttgttttaaaataaagctGAGTGCCCCATTTTCCTTAATTACAAAGTTGTGGTGCCAGAGGTTGTCGGTCTGCCTGGGATGTAGCAGCATGGATACATATACTGTATGAGACAGGTCAGCTTAGTTAAAGTTGCACGGTAGAGACAACAGCTGCTTTCCATTTCAGTACCTGGTGAtacttttgttttctctctctctctctctctctctctctctctctctctctctctctctctctctcacccctctctctctcatccttttTATTCTTGCAAGAAACTCAACGTGATTGTTCCAGCCTTCCAATAGtagatttaaatttgttttactttctcttccagGGTGTAAAATAGATCATTGCGAAACATGTTTCAGCAAAGACTTTTGTACAAAGTGCAAAGCTGGTTCTTACTTGCACAAGGGGCGTTGCTTTGAAGAATGCCCTGAAGCATTTGTACCATTGCAAGACCACATGGAATGTGTGGGTGAGTGATTTCATGTAACACCCCTTACAGAGAAAATACTGCATGTTTCCAGCAACTGGTTCTGTTTAACCCTTCTATTCAGACTAATAAATTGAGTTGTGTTTTCTTGCAATTGGCCCCATCCAACAATGGTGGTTTTGCTCAGTCAGGAAATTAGTACTTCAGTGGCCATGATAATAGTGTGATTTGGACTTGGTATTAAAGTTTTAACAATATTGTGAATGGAATTTGTCATAAAGTCAGAACAGCTGGAATGCACATCTGTAACAAATCATGTTACAATTCAGAGTTACTAAATAGATCAGGAGTCTATAGTTATCGACCCTGAACGATCTAAATTCCCTGTCTCCCACAGCTTCACAGGGGGCAGTTCCAACTCTCACTACTCTCTACGTGGAGAAGTCTTTCCTGACATTGCTCCAAATGGCCCAACTTCACAGAAACACAGGAAACATTTCTCTGTCTCATTTTTAGATTGTCTTCATCGTTTGAAATGGTTTAATAAACTGAGAGCATAAAAACCCAGCTGATGAAACCATGATTACTCCTCTAAGCCCCTGCAAGTTCCTGCACTCTCTCATGGTCCAAACTTCTCCCTTCTCCACAGCCAATCTTCTTCTCCCAAGGGCTGGTGATAGCATTTACATGAGTTACATATACTGAGGATGTGTATTATCTGCCTTGCATATATTGGGGCTGCGTATACTGGGCTATATAAAATAATGCTTCTGCTTCCTTCCTCTCTGTCAGCTCCAATGCTTCTGAGACAGTGGCTGACTTTCAGAAATCAAAGCTACGAGTCTTGTTGCAGGACAAATCGCCTGCCTTTGTTGGTGCTCTGTTGGAATATTTAGCTCCAAATGTTGTGCGAGATGaaaggactttaaaaaaaaaaaaattattttaaacatttagtcatacagcacggtaacacgcccttctggcccatgagcccatgcccccaaatatcccaattaacctacaacccccatatgttttgacgagtggaaggaaaccggggcacctggaggaaacccacgcagacaccggaagaacatgcaaattgcttacagacagtgtgggatttgaacccgggttgctggcactgtaacaagtTGCACTACCCacaatgctaaccatgccattaaCTAATTTGCTTAAGATTTAGCTGCCTCATTCCTACCCTGTCTGGTACGCTGACACCTGGGATACCCACACCTTGGAGGGGAGGGCTTGATTGGTTAATGTGCTAAGTTGCAACTGGACCCTCACTCCCTCATACATTGTGACCACTCTTAATGCTGCACATCTCCTGTCTTCAGAAGGTTGTGAGGTTGGACCGTGGAGCAGCTGGGGAACCTGCATAAAGAATGACAAAACATGTGGCTACAAGTGGGGGTTGGAAACAAGAAGACGGCAGATTGTGAAGAAGCCAGCGAGGGACACGATTCCCTGTCCAACCATCGCAGAATCCAGGAGATGTAAAATGGGAAAGCGGCACTGTCCTGGAGGTAAGGCAGATTCTCAAGAAGGAGCAGCCCTTCTAACTGAAACAATGACTTTCTCCCTCCacgtgctgcctgacctgtagtGTCTCTACCATTTTCTatgtctttatttcagatttttaatcatctgcagtttttttaagTTCACCCTCTCAGTGAGGTCTCAGCTGGGGTGTTGCTCATACAGAGTCTAGGGGCAGAGCTTAGGGTGCCAATCTTGATTTTCAGTGGGCAGAGGAGATGATATGTCTGCAGGCCTTGCTGTAGCTGGGAGTAAGCACTGTCCAGGGGTTTGTGGCTTTCTCTGGTGGTAATGTGGAGCTCCAAAGAGCGATGGGATTGGCTGCCTCAGATTGCATTGGAGCTGAATTTGGTTATGCAATTATGATTGTAGAGGAAATAAAGCAGTTAATGGTCAgtaaggaggaggtgatgttgccaatctgcactgattgggatcTGGACACGTGTGAGGGTTTGcactttgagaggtcaaatgtAAAGGGAAAGTACAAATTGCATACACATACGTAGACCTCAACTCAAAAAGATATTTGGTCATTAACCCATTGCAGTCTGTGGGAAATTTTCCTGTATAATAATACCAAGTACACTTCCAAATGAATGACCT
Above is a genomic segment from Narcine bancroftii isolate sNarBan1 chromosome 2, sNarBan1.hap1, whole genome shotgun sequence containing:
- the rspo2 gene encoding R-spondin-2 isoform X2; the encoded protein is MQKTVNTGLYPICKGCLLCSKDNGCLSCQQKLFFFLRRQGMRQFGECLHSCPSGYYGLRAPEMNRCARCKIDHCETCFSKDFCTKCKAGSYLHKGRCFEECPEAFVPLQDHMECVEGCEVGPWSSWGTCIKNDKTCGYKWGLETRRRQIVKKPARDTIPCPTIAESRRCKMGKRHCPGERKLKAKARGAGRRRKKRVRGKAQKQKQFVALQPSEITDL